From Pseudonocardia autotrophica, one genomic window encodes:
- the prfA gene encoding peptide chain release factor 1, whose translation MTSQSVDALLDEHAELEQRLADPGVLADQTQARKLGRRYAQLGPIVSTANELARVRADRDAARELAAEDRAFAAEADTLDVRVVELETALTELLVPRDPHDSDDVLMEVKSGEGGEESALFAGDLVRMYTRYAEARGWKVELLGSTPSDLGGFKDVTLSVRGRNPAEGVWASLKFEGGVHRVQRVPVTESQGRIHTSAAGVLVFPDTDETPDVEIEEKDIRVDVYRASGHGGQSVNTTDSAVRITHLPTGIVVTCQNERSQLQNKARAMDVLRVRLQAKAEAEAAAAASESRRSQVRTVDRSERIRTYNFPENRISDHRVGFKAHNLSSVLDGNLADVVAALVAAERADAMAGTSSGAVPEGDGAA comes from the coding sequence ATGACCAGCCAGTCGGTCGACGCGCTGCTCGACGAGCACGCCGAGCTGGAGCAGCGACTCGCCGACCCCGGGGTGCTCGCCGACCAGACCCAGGCCCGCAAGCTCGGCCGCCGCTACGCTCAGCTCGGCCCGATCGTGAGCACCGCGAACGAGCTGGCGCGGGTCCGGGCCGACCGGGACGCGGCCCGCGAGCTCGCCGCCGAGGACCGGGCGTTCGCCGCCGAGGCGGACACCCTCGACGTCCGGGTCGTCGAGCTGGAGACCGCTCTGACCGAGCTGCTGGTGCCGCGCGACCCGCACGACTCGGACGACGTCCTGATGGAGGTCAAGTCCGGCGAGGGCGGCGAGGAGTCCGCGCTGTTCGCCGGGGACCTGGTCCGGATGTACACCCGCTACGCCGAGGCACGCGGCTGGAAGGTCGAGCTGCTCGGCTCCACCCCGTCCGACCTGGGCGGGTTCAAGGACGTCACGCTGTCGGTGCGCGGGCGGAACCCGGCCGAGGGGGTCTGGGCGTCGCTGAAGTTCGAGGGCGGGGTGCACCGCGTGCAGCGGGTCCCGGTCACCGAGTCGCAGGGGCGCATCCACACCTCGGCGGCCGGTGTCCTGGTGTTCCCGGACACCGACGAGACCCCGGACGTCGAGATCGAGGAGAAGGACATCCGGGTCGACGTGTACCGGGCGTCCGGGCACGGCGGGCAGAGCGTCAACACCACCGACTCCGCGGTCCGGATCACCCACCTGCCCACCGGCATCGTCGTGACCTGCCAGAACGAGCGCTCCCAGCTGCAGAACAAGGCCCGTGCGATGGACGTGCTGCGGGTCCGGCTGCAGGCGAAGGCCGAGGCCGAGGCGGCGGCCGCGGCGTCGGAGTCGAGGCGCTCGCAGGTCCGCACCGTCGACCGTTCGGAGCGGATCCGCACCTACAACTTCCCGGAGAACCGGATCTCCGACCACCGGGTCGGGTTCAAGGCGCACAACCTGTCGTCGGTGCTCGACGGCAACCTCGCCGACGTCGTCGCCGCACTGGTGGCCGCGGAGCGGGCCGACGCCATGGCCGGCACCTCGTCCGGCGCCGTTCCGGAGGGCGACGGAGCGGCGTGA
- the rpmE gene encoding 50S ribosomal protein L31: protein MREGIHPQYVDTQVTCGCGNQFSTRSTKSSGAITVEVCSACHPFYTGKQKILDSGGRVARFEARYGKRQRANQ from the coding sequence ATGCGCGAGGGCATTCACCCTCAGTACGTCGACACCCAGGTCACCTGTGGTTGCGGCAACCAGTTCAGCACCCGCAGCACGAAGTCGAGCGGTGCGATCACCGTCGAGGTCTGCTCGGCCTGCCACCCGTTCTACACGGGTAAGCAGAAGATCCTGGACTCCGGCGGCCGCGTGGCCCGCTTCGAGGCCCGTTACGGGAAGCGCCAGCGCGCCAACCAGTAG
- the rho gene encoding transcription termination factor Rho, whose product MSETDLAGTGTASNEAAPRRRGGLSGMVLAELRQLATELNVPDISGMRKGDLIAAIKERQGGAATPARKPKAKPAATGSDGADAPQLSLGDAGSEAAPEPAAKPASKPAAEPASNGAAEQAEAPAPRARRRRAATRPAGAPEAVAEPAASPEATSTPAAEAPAAPAPEPESPAAAAVAELTPVAPAEDSAQQDRPEQDKADLKPSGDDRKGDRNDDGQEGGGRRSRTRRRGGQGDDAPAKDSGQKDAQRDAQPDSGDDSRDGGRGGRNRDNDNGGRGGRNGRGGDTRNGDTRNGDTRNGDTRNGDTRNGDTRNSDGRGDGNRGESNRGDGRGDDGGRNGRNNPGRNNGGNASNLGNAANAGAFNDDDDDDGDGRGRRGRRFRDRRRGRDRERGGSGGGGGNVDTEIRDDDVLLPVAGIVDILDNYAFVRTTGYLSGPTDVYVSMSMVRKNGLRRGDAITGAVRQPREGEQQRQKFNPLVRVDTINGRDPESARNRPEFMKLTPLYPNERLRLETDPTQLTTRVIDLVMPVGKGQRALIVSPPKAGKTMVMQAIANAITTNNPECHLMVVLVDERPEEVTDMQRSVKGEVIASTFDRPPSDHTTVAELSIERAKRLVEMGHDVVVLLDNITRLGRAYNLAAPASGRILSGGVDSTALYPPKRFLGAARNIEDGGSLTIFATALVETGSTMDTVIFEEFKGTGNAELKLDRKIADKRVFPAIDVGDSSTRKEELLMSPDEHAVMVKLRRVLAALDDQQAIDLVLDRLKKTKTNIEFLMQVAKNTPGKDDD is encoded by the coding sequence GTGAGCGAGACCGATCTCGCCGGAACCGGGACCGCATCGAACGAGGCGGCTCCCCGCCGTCGCGGCGGCCTGTCCGGCATGGTGCTGGCGGAACTTCGTCAGCTGGCCACCGAGCTGAACGTTCCCGACATCTCCGGCATGCGTAAGGGCGACCTGATCGCGGCCATCAAGGAGCGTCAGGGCGGTGCCGCCACCCCGGCCCGGAAGCCGAAGGCGAAGCCTGCGGCGACCGGTTCCGACGGCGCCGACGCCCCGCAGCTCTCCCTCGGGGACGCCGGATCCGAGGCGGCCCCCGAGCCGGCCGCGAAGCCGGCGTCGAAGCCGGCCGCCGAGCCGGCCTCGAACGGGGCCGCCGAGCAGGCCGAGGCGCCCGCGCCGCGTGCCCGCCGCCGTCGCGCGGCGACCCGGCCGGCCGGTGCCCCGGAGGCTGTGGCCGAGCCGGCCGCCAGTCCGGAGGCGACGAGCACGCCGGCCGCGGAGGCTCCCGCAGCCCCGGCTCCGGAGCCGGAGTCGCCCGCCGCGGCGGCCGTCGCCGAGCTGACCCCGGTCGCTCCGGCCGAGGACTCCGCGCAGCAGGACCGCCCGGAGCAGGACAAGGCCGACCTCAAGCCCTCCGGCGACGACCGCAAGGGTGACCGGAACGACGACGGGCAGGAGGGCGGCGGTCGCCGTTCCCGCACCCGGCGGCGCGGTGGCCAGGGCGACGACGCTCCGGCGAAGGACTCGGGCCAGAAGGACGCCCAGCGCGACGCCCAGCCCGACTCCGGCGACGACTCCCGTGACGGTGGCCGCGGCGGCCGCAACCGGGACAACGACAACGGTGGTCGCGGCGGGCGCAACGGCCGGGGCGGTGACACCCGCAACGGTGACACCCGCAACGGTGACACCCGCAACGGTGACACCCGCAACGGCGACACCCGCAACGGCGACACCCGCAACAGCGACGGCCGGGGTGACGGCAACCGGGGCGAGAGCAACCGGGGTGACGGCAGGGGTGACGACGGGGGCCGCAACGGCCGCAACAACCCGGGTCGCAACAACGGCGGGAACGCCAGCAACCTGGGCAACGCGGCGAACGCCGGTGCCTTCAACGACGACGACGATGACGACGGTGACGGCCGCGGCCGTCGCGGCCGCCGGTTCCGGGACCGCAGGCGCGGCCGGGACCGCGAGCGTGGCGGAAGCGGCGGCGGTGGCGGCAACGTCGACACCGAGATCCGTGACGACGACGTCCTGCTGCCGGTCGCCGGGATCGTCGACATCCTCGACAACTACGCGTTCGTCCGGACCACCGGATACCTCTCCGGTCCGACCGACGTGTACGTGTCGATGTCGATGGTCCGCAAGAACGGCCTCCGCCGCGGCGACGCGATCACCGGCGCCGTCCGCCAGCCCCGTGAGGGCGAGCAGCAGCGGCAGAAGTTCAACCCGCTGGTGCGGGTGGACACGATCAACGGCCGGGACCCGGAGTCCGCGCGCAACCGGCCCGAGTTCATGAAGCTGACCCCGCTCTACCCCAACGAGCGGCTCCGCCTGGAGACCGACCCGACCCAGCTGACCACCCGGGTCATTGACCTGGTCATGCCGGTCGGCAAGGGGCAGCGTGCGCTGATCGTGTCGCCGCCGAAGGCCGGCAAGACCATGGTCATGCAGGCGATCGCGAACGCGATCACCACGAACAACCCCGAGTGCCACCTGATGGTCGTGCTGGTCGACGAGCGGCCGGAGGAGGTCACCGACATGCAGCGGTCGGTGAAGGGTGAGGTCATCGCCTCCACCTTCGACCGCCCGCCGTCGGACCACACCACGGTCGCGGAGCTCTCGATCGAGCGCGCCAAGCGTCTCGTCGAGATGGGCCACGACGTGGTCGTCCTGCTGGACAACATCACCCGTCTCGGCCGGGCCTACAACCTGGCCGCGCCGGCGTCCGGCCGGATCCTCTCCGGCGGTGTCGACTCGACCGCGCTGTACCCGCCGAAGCGGTTCCTGGGTGCGGCCCGCAACATCGAGGACGGCGGCTCGCTGACGATCTTCGCCACGGCACTGGTCGAGACCGGGTCCACGATGGACACGGTGATCTTCGAGGAGTTCAAGGGCACCGGCAACGCCGAGCTCAAGCTCGACCGCAAGATCGCCGACAAGCGCGTCTTCCCGGCGATCGACGTGGGCGACAGCAGCACCCGTAAGGAAGAGCTGCTGATGTCGCCGGACGAGCACGCCGTGATGGTGAAGCTCCGCCGCGTCCTCGCCGCGCTGGACGACCAGCAGGCGATCGACCTGGTCCTCGACCGGTTGAAGAAGACCAAGACCAACATCGAGTTCCTGATGCAGGTCGCGAAGAACACCCCCGGCAAGGACGACGACTGA
- the thrB gene encoding homoserine kinase, with translation MGRPTRVRVRVPGSTANLGPGFDSLGMALGLYDEIEVETFDTPGLFVDVAGEGSRHVPRDERHLVLRAMRQAFELFGGSDPAATPAGLRLRCTNAIPHSRGLGSSAAAAVAGVTAAAVLCGRDVALERDALLQLSAGMEGHADNAAASLMGGFVVAWESSGAARRFHAEKLDVHPDVHPVAFVAGTESSTKTTRGLLPDEVPLADAAFTGSRCALAVLAMTRRPDLLLDATEDRLHQPYRRSAYPASLGLVEDLRGHGVPAAISGAGPTVLALTADGSVPDAVDTGGFAVLPLPVDTTGVQVDIA, from the coding sequence ATGGGTCGTCCGACACGGGTCCGCGTCCGGGTGCCGGGCTCGACCGCCAATCTCGGGCCCGGCTTCGACTCGCTGGGGATGGCGCTCGGGCTCTACGACGAGATCGAGGTCGAGACGTTCGACACCCCCGGGCTGTTCGTCGACGTCGCGGGCGAGGGTTCCCGGCACGTCCCGCGGGACGAGCGCCATCTCGTGCTGCGGGCGATGCGGCAGGCGTTCGAGCTGTTCGGCGGGTCCGATCCGGCGGCGACCCCGGCGGGTCTGCGGTTGCGCTGCACGAACGCGATCCCGCACTCGCGCGGGCTGGGCAGCTCGGCGGCCGCCGCGGTCGCCGGGGTGACCGCCGCCGCGGTGCTCTGCGGGCGCGACGTGGCACTGGAGCGGGACGCCCTGCTGCAGCTCTCGGCCGGCATGGAGGGGCACGCGGACAACGCGGCGGCCAGCCTGATGGGCGGTTTCGTCGTGGCGTGGGAGTCGTCCGGTGCGGCGCGCCGGTTCCACGCCGAGAAGCTCGACGTGCATCCGGACGTGCATCCGGTCGCGTTCGTCGCGGGAACCGAGTCGTCCACGAAGACCACCCGCGGCCTGCTGCCCGACGAGGTCCCGCTGGCCGACGCGGCCTTCACCGGCAGCCGGTGCGCGCTCGCCGTGCTGGCGATGACCCGGCGGCCGGATCTGCTGCTCGACGCGACCGAGGACCGGTTGCACCAGCCCTACCGGCGGTCGGCGTACCCGGCGTCGCTCGGGCTGGTCGAGGACCTGCGCGGGCACGGCGTACCCGCGGCGATCTCCGGTGCCGGTCCCACGGTGCTGGCGTTGACCGCGGACGGGTCCGTCCCGGACGCCGTCGACACCGGCGGCTTCGCGGTGCTGCCGCTGCCGGTGGACACCACCGGCGTCCAGGTCGACATCGCCTGA
- the thrC gene encoding threonine synthase, with amino-acid sequence MPGVQATGAVAPPPPGHWPGVVEAYRDRMPVQPDWTVVTLGEGGTPLLPAPRLSERTGCQVFLKVDGANPTGSFKDRGMTMAVTAALADGKQSVLCASTGNTSASAAAYATRAGMTCAVLVPRGKIALGKLAQAVAHGARILQIDGNFDDCLELARKTTADYPAIALVNSVNPTRIAGQASAAYEICDQLGQAPDIHCLPVGNAGNITAYWKGYRGYHSDGLISELPRMFGYQAAGAAPLVHGAPVKDPETVATAIRIGAPASWRGATTARDESGGKFAAVTDDEILAAYRLLSAEEAVFVEPASAASVAGLLQSCADGTLPKGSLVVCTVTGHGLKDPDSALLTAPDPEIVPIDPGAVAAALELA; translated from the coding sequence ATGCCAGGGGTCCAGGCGACCGGGGCGGTGGCGCCCCCGCCACCGGGACACTGGCCGGGGGTCGTCGAGGCCTACCGGGACCGGATGCCGGTGCAGCCGGACTGGACGGTCGTCACCCTCGGCGAGGGCGGGACGCCGCTGCTGCCCGCTCCGCGGCTGTCCGAGCGGACCGGCTGCCAGGTGTTCCTCAAGGTCGACGGCGCCAACCCGACCGGCTCCTTCAAGGACCGCGGGATGACGATGGCGGTCACCGCCGCGCTCGCCGACGGTAAGCAGAGCGTGCTCTGCGCCTCGACCGGCAACACCTCGGCGTCGGCGGCCGCGTACGCGACCCGCGCCGGGATGACGTGTGCGGTGCTGGTCCCGCGCGGCAAGATCGCGCTGGGCAAGCTGGCCCAGGCCGTCGCGCACGGTGCCCGGATCCTGCAGATCGACGGCAACTTCGACGACTGCCTGGAGCTGGCCCGCAAGACCACCGCCGACTACCCGGCGATCGCGCTGGTCAACTCGGTGAACCCGACCCGGATCGCCGGCCAGGCGTCCGCGGCCTACGAGATCTGCGACCAGCTCGGGCAGGCCCCGGACATCCACTGCCTGCCGGTCGGCAACGCCGGCAACATCACCGCGTACTGGAAGGGCTACCGCGGCTACCACTCCGACGGGCTGATCTCGGAGCTGCCGCGGATGTTCGGCTACCAGGCCGCGGGTGCCGCACCGCTGGTGCACGGCGCACCGGTGAAGGACCCGGAGACGGTGGCCACCGCGATCCGGATCGGCGCCCCGGCGTCCTGGCGCGGCGCGACCACCGCCCGGGACGAGTCGGGCGGGAAGTTCGCCGCCGTCACCGACGACGAGATCCTCGCCGCCTACCGGCTGCTGTCGGCCGAGGAGGCGGTGTTCGTGGAACCCGCGTCCGCGGCCAGCGTCGCCGGGCTGCTGCAGTCCTGTGCGGACGGCACGCTGCCCAAGGGCTCGCTCGTGGTCTGCACGGTCACCGGGCACGGCCTGAAGGACCCGGACTCCGCGCTGCTCACCGCGCCCGACCCGGAGATCGTGCCGATCGATCCCGGCGCCGTCGCGGCGGCTCTCGAGCTGGCCTGA
- a CDS encoding homoserine dehydrogenase codes for MARGENGAVRVALLGCGTVGTEVVRLITDQAADLTARVGTPVELVGVAVRRPHRHPWLTENFPHLVTTDAGALVARDDVDVVVEVIGGIEPVRGWLLEALKAGKSVVTANKALLAEDGPALAEAADASGADLYYEAAVAGAIPLLRPLRESLAGDRITRVAGIVNGTSNFILSAMASDGTSYADALEEATRLGYAEADPSADVDGYDAASKAAILATLAFHTRITASDVHREGMRGVSSADVAAARRLGCTIKLLAICERVTDERPDGTAAASVSARVYPAMVPDAHPLARVDGAFNAVFVEAEAAGQLMFYGQGAGGAPTASAVLGDLVAVARNRVGGGRGPRESAYASLPVRPIGDVPTRYHVDLEVADREGVLAAIAGEFARQGVSIAAVRQTGGVNGSVDRSDGSGLSPARLTVVTHSAREAALSATVAALADLDHVIGVVGVLRVEGLGRAVSALGMGE; via the coding sequence GTGGCGAGGGGCGAGAACGGGGCCGTCCGGGTTGCGTTGCTGGGCTGCGGCACCGTCGGTACCGAGGTGGTCCGGCTGATCACCGACCAGGCTGCGGACCTGACCGCGCGGGTCGGTACGCCGGTCGAGCTGGTCGGCGTCGCCGTCCGCAGGCCGCACCGGCACCCGTGGCTGACCGAGAATTTCCCGCACCTGGTCACGACCGACGCGGGTGCGCTCGTCGCGCGCGACGACGTCGACGTCGTAGTCGAGGTGATCGGTGGCATCGAGCCGGTCCGCGGCTGGCTGCTGGAGGCGCTGAAGGCCGGCAAGTCGGTGGTCACCGCGAACAAGGCGCTGCTCGCCGAGGACGGCCCGGCCCTGGCGGAGGCGGCCGATGCCTCCGGTGCCGACCTCTACTACGAGGCCGCCGTCGCCGGGGCGATCCCGTTGCTGCGCCCGCTGCGCGAGTCGCTGGCCGGGGACCGCATCACCCGGGTCGCCGGGATCGTCAACGGCACGTCGAACTTCATCCTGTCCGCGATGGCCTCCGACGGCACCTCCTACGCCGACGCGCTGGAGGAGGCCACCCGGCTCGGTTACGCCGAGGCCGACCCGAGTGCCGACGTCGACGGTTACGACGCCGCGTCCAAGGCGGCGATCCTGGCCACCCTCGCGTTCCACACCCGGATCACCGCCTCCGACGTGCACCGCGAGGGGATGCGCGGGGTCAGCTCGGCCGACGTCGCCGCGGCCCGCAGGCTCGGCTGCACGATCAAGCTGCTCGCCATCTGCGAGCGGGTGACCGACGAGCGCCCGGACGGCACGGCTGCGGCGTCGGTCTCGGCCCGCGTCTACCCGGCGATGGTGCCCGACGCGCACCCGCTGGCCCGGGTCGACGGCGCGTTCAACGCGGTCTTCGTCGAGGCCGAGGCCGCCGGCCAGCTGATGTTCTACGGCCAGGGCGCCGGTGGCGCGCCGACCGCGTCGGCGGTGCTCGGCGACCTGGTCGCGGTGGCCCGCAACCGGGTCGGCGGTGGCCGCGGCCCGCGCGAGTCGGCGTACGCCAGCCTGCCGGTGCGCCCGATCGGCGACGTCCCGACCCGTTACCACGTCGACCTGGAGGTCGCCGACCGCGAGGGCGTGCTGGCCGCGATCGCCGGCGAGTTCGCCCGCCAGGGTGTCTCGATCGCCGCCGTGCGCCAGACCGGCGGGGTCAACGGCTCCGTCGACCGCAGCGACGGCTCCGGGCTCAGCCCGGCCCGGCTGACCGTCGTCACGCACTCGGCGCGGGAGGCGGCGCTGTCCGCGACGGTCGCCGCGCTCGCCGATCTCGATCACGTGATCGGGGTGGTCGGTGTGCTGCGGGTGGAGGGCCTCGGCCGGGCGGTCAGCGCGCTGGGCATGGGCGAATGA
- the lysA gene encoding diaminopimelate decarboxylase, with the protein MRAHPAGPLHAGLTPAPESAGPRPGSSAELDHLAPAVWPRNATRGADGALSVAGADVRDLAREHGTPLFVLDEDDFRSRCAEFAAAFGAGSVHYAAKAFLCTEVARWVAQEGLSLDVCSGGELAVALRAEFPPERIALHGNNKSTEELVAAVDAGVGGIVLDSFDEIARLDAVAAERGRTARVLIRLTVGVEAHTHEYIATAHEDQKFGFSIASGAGSDGKDSAALEAARRVVTARHLELVGLHSHIGSQIFETEGFEAAARRVVRVLADLHTEHGSANLTALRTLDLGGGIGIAYRPADTPLSMPALAEELRSIVKRECAAAGLDVPGIAVEPGRAIAGPGTVTLYEVGTIKDVPLGGYSRRYVSVDGGMSDNIRTALYDAEYDVRLVSRSSERDSIPDGAEPVLCRVVGKHCESGDIVVRDCWLPADLAPGDLLAVAATGAYCYAMASGYNRLPRPAVVAVREGADRTLLRRETLEDQFRFEV; encoded by the coding sequence ATGAGAGCCCACCCCGCAGGCCCGCTGCACGCCGGCCTCACCCCCGCACCCGAGTCCGCCGGACCGCGTCCCGGGTCGTCGGCCGAGCTGGATCACCTGGCTCCCGCCGTCTGGCCGCGCAACGCCACCCGCGGCGCGGACGGGGCGCTGAGCGTCGCCGGCGCCGACGTCCGCGACCTGGCCCGGGAGCACGGCACCCCGCTGTTCGTGCTCGACGAGGACGACTTCCGGTCCCGCTGCGCCGAGTTCGCCGCCGCGTTCGGCGCGGGTTCGGTGCACTACGCGGCCAAGGCGTTCCTGTGCACCGAGGTCGCCCGCTGGGTCGCCCAGGAGGGACTGTCGCTCGACGTCTGCTCCGGTGGCGAGCTCGCCGTCGCGCTCCGTGCGGAGTTCCCGCCGGAGCGGATCGCCTTGCACGGCAACAACAAGTCCACCGAGGAGCTGGTCGCCGCCGTCGACGCGGGTGTCGGCGGGATCGTGCTGGACAGCTTCGACGAGATCGCCCGGCTCGACGCCGTCGCCGCCGAGCGCGGCCGCACCGCCCGGGTGCTGATCCGGCTGACGGTCGGGGTCGAGGCGCACACCCACGAGTACATCGCGACCGCGCACGAGGACCAGAAGTTCGGGTTCTCCATCGCGAGCGGTGCCGGTTCCGACGGCAAGGACTCCGCCGCCCTGGAGGCCGCCCGCCGGGTGGTCACCGCCCGGCACCTGGAGCTGGTCGGGCTGCACTCGCACATCGGCAGCCAGATCTTCGAGACCGAGGGTTTCGAGGCGGCCGCCCGCCGGGTGGTGAGGGTGCTCGCCGATCTGCACACCGAGCACGGCTCGGCGAACCTCACCGCGCTGCGCACGCTGGACCTGGGCGGCGGCATCGGCATCGCCTACCGGCCGGCCGACACCCCGCTGTCGATGCCGGCGCTGGCGGAGGAACTGCGGTCGATCGTCAAGCGGGAGTGCGCGGCCGCCGGGCTGGACGTCCCGGGGATCGCCGTCGAGCCGGGCCGCGCGATCGCGGGGCCGGGCACCGTCACCCTCTACGAGGTCGGGACGATCAAGGACGTGCCGCTCGGCGGCTACTCCCGCCGCTACGTCAGCGTCGACGGCGGGATGAGCGACAACATCCGCACCGCGCTCTACGACGCCGAGTACGACGTCCGGCTGGTGTCGCGCTCCAGCGAGCGCGACAGCATCCCGGACGGGGCCGAACCCGTGCTGTGCCGGGTCGTCGGCAAGCACTGCGAGTCCGGGGACATCGTGGTGCGGGACTGCTGGTTGCCGGCCGATCTCGCCCCGGGTGACCTGCTCGCGGTCGCCGCGACGGGGGCGTACTGCTATGCGATGGCGTCCGGGTACAACCGGCTGCCGCGGCCCGCCGTCGTCGCGGTGCGCGAGGGCGCCGACCGCACTCTGCTGCGCCGCGAGACACTGGAGGACCAGTTCCGGTTCGAGGTGTGA
- the argS gene encoding arginine--tRNA ligase, translating into MNPDVLADLVRDVAQDVLTRRGLDVSALPADGVVERPRNPEHGDYATNIALRTAKKAGVNPRELGTWLAEELATREGIASAEIAGPGFINLQLAADAQGAIVGEVLAAGASYGTGDELAGTRMNLEFVSANPTGPIHLGGTRWAAVGDALGRVLEARGAEVTREYYINDAGAQIDHFAASLIAAATGGPTPENGYGGAYIGEIAKRVVDAEPGILDLSDAERHQAFRRAGVALMLEEMRSSLHEFGTDFDVWFSELSLHEAGAVEDSVRQLKDNGSLYESDGAWWLRSTEQGDDKDRVVIKSDGSPAYVAGDIAYLRDKRARGFDRCIYMLGADHHGYTVRLKAVAAAFGDDPSVVEVLIGQMVNLIRGGEPVRMSKRAGTIVTLEDFVDAVGVDAARYSLVRSSVDSTLDIDLDLVSSRTNENPVFYVQYAHARLASLARGAADLGIVAGDDYGLLEHPREGDLIRTLGEFGEVVRSAAELREPHRVARYLEQLAGAYHKFYDSCRVLPQGDEDVTDLHRARLALCAATRQVLAAGLALLGVGAPERM; encoded by the coding sequence GTGAATCCCGACGTGCTCGCCGACCTGGTCCGTGACGTCGCGCAGGACGTGCTGACCCGACGCGGCCTGGACGTCTCTGCGCTGCCCGCCGACGGCGTCGTCGAGCGGCCCCGTAATCCCGAGCACGGCGACTACGCCACCAACATCGCGCTGCGCACCGCCAAGAAGGCCGGGGTGAACCCGCGCGAGCTCGGCACCTGGCTGGCCGAGGAGCTGGCGACCCGCGAGGGCATCGCGAGCGCCGAGATCGCCGGGCCGGGGTTCATCAACCTGCAGCTGGCCGCCGACGCGCAGGGCGCGATCGTCGGCGAGGTGCTCGCCGCGGGGGCGTCCTACGGCACCGGCGACGAGCTCGCCGGGACACGGATGAACCTGGAATTCGTCTCGGCGAACCCGACCGGGCCCATCCATCTCGGCGGGACCCGCTGGGCAGCGGTCGGCGACGCACTGGGCCGGGTCCTCGAAGCCCGTGGCGCGGAGGTGACGCGGGAGTACTACATCAACGACGCCGGCGCGCAGATCGACCACTTCGCCGCGTCCCTGATCGCCGCCGCGACCGGCGGGCCGACTCCGGAGAACGGCTACGGCGGCGCCTACATCGGGGAGATCGCGAAGCGGGTCGTCGACGCGGAGCCGGGCATCCTCGACCTGTCCGACGCCGAGCGGCACCAGGCGTTCCGCCGGGCCGGCGTGGCCCTGATGCTGGAGGAGATGCGCAGCTCACTGCACGAGTTCGGCACCGACTTCGACGTGTGGTTCAGCGAGCTGTCGCTGCACGAGGCGGGCGCGGTCGAGGACTCGGTCCGGCAGCTGAAGGACAACGGCAGCCTCTACGAGTCCGACGGCGCGTGGTGGCTGCGTTCGACCGAGCAGGGCGACGACAAGGACCGGGTCGTCATCAAGTCCGACGGGTCCCCGGCCTATGTCGCCGGTGACATCGCCTACCTGCGCGACAAGCGGGCCCGCGGGTTCGACCGCTGCATCTACATGCTCGGCGCCGACCACCACGGCTACACGGTCCGGCTGAAGGCGGTCGCCGCCGCGTTCGGTGACGACCCGTCGGTCGTCGAGGTCCTGATCGGGCAGATGGTGAACCTTATCCGCGGCGGCGAGCCGGTGCGGATGAGCAAGCGGGCCGGGACGATCGTCACCCTGGAGGACTTCGTCGACGCGGTCGGTGTCGACGCGGCCCGCTACTCGCTCGTCCGGTCATCAGTGGACTCCACCCTGGACATCGATCTCGACCTGGTCTCCAGCCGCACCAACGAGAACCCCGTGTTCTACGTGCAGTACGCGCACGCCCGGTTGGCGTCGCTGGCCCGCGGCGCCGCTGATCTCGGCATCGTCGCCGGTGACGACTACGGCCTGCTCGAACACCCCCGCGAGGGCGACCTGATCCGCACCCTCGGCGAGTTCGGCGAGGTCGTCCGCTCCGCCGCGGAGCTGCGCGAGCCGCACCGGGTCGCGCGCTACCTGGAGCAGCTCGCCGGGGCGTACCACAAGTTCTACGACTCCTGCCGCGTCCTGCCCCAGGGCGACGAGGACGTCACCGACCTGCACCGGGCCCGGCTGGCGCTGTGCGCCGCCACCCGTCAGGTGCTCGCGGCCGGCCTCGCCCTGCTCGGCGTCGGCGCCCCGGAACGGATGTAG